The following are encoded in a window of Penaeus vannamei isolate JL-2024 chromosome 35, ASM4276789v1, whole genome shotgun sequence genomic DNA:
- the LOC138859391 gene encoding uncharacterized protein, producing the protein MLGFLIVLFAGAATLELERPSIIDNLRYISFSLQPSENQSVIVCNYTLDEGQAVSGVLWEILKEEVAAGTFEWKPNANATATGLLKDKVNLERDDSDLELTALTYDLSANYSCTVTADDGTTASARDEILIVDTTSRHVYHGSYANEAKCTLDVDIKYYPVFPPPTVSAGLFSNSLGGFFEEITNWVRVLHANGSVGYSCDYGFQIDENTPADAYFTSSVGVTKSDGTYISLAGMTSNFYFERGCKNVSVSENQTVSYNTKRLTCFGEPFSHFGVKARVACAEGFVSSGNVTSVTLVCESVNATVHRWIPGDEGLLPEDLLCESYTPEPTPADGAAMRVASCYALLTATLLLCLHGR; encoded by the exons ATGTTAGGCTTCCTCATCGTGCTTTTCGCAG GCGCCGCCACCTTGGAGCTCGAGCGCCCGAGCATCATAGACAACCTCCGCTACATCTCCTTCAGCCTCCAGCCCTCGGAGAACCAGAGCGTGATCGTGTGCAACTACACGCTGGACGAGGGCCAGGCGGTGTCCGGGGtcctctgggagatcctgaaggAGGAAGTGGCGGCCGGAACCTTCGAGTGGAAGCCCAACGCCAATGCGACTG CCACAGGTCTCCTGAAGGACAAGGTGAACCTCGAGCGCGATGACAGCGACCTGGAACTGACCGCGCTGACCTATGACCTGAGCGCCAACTACAGCTGCACCGTCACTGCCGACGACGGCACCACAGCGAGTGCCAGGGATGAAATACTGATCGTGG ACACCACCAGCAGACACGTGTACCATGGCTCCTACGCCAACGAGGCCAAGTGCACACTGGACGTCGATATCAAGTATTACCCGGTGTTCCCGCCGCCCACCGTGAGCGCGGGCTTGTTCTCGAATAGCCTTGGCGGATTCTTCGAGGAAATCACCAACTGGGTTCGCGTCCTCCACGCCAACGGCTCCGTCGGATATTCCTGCGACTACGGATTCCAG ATTGACGAGAACACCCCAGCTGATGCCTACTTCACCAGTTCCGTGGGCGTCACGAAGTCCGATGGGACATACATAAGCCTGGCAGGCATGACGTCGAACTTCT ATTTTGAACGGGGCTGCAAGAACGTCAGCGTGTCGGAGAACCAGACCGTCAGCTACAACACCAAAAGGTTGACGTGCTTTGGCGAGCCCTTCTCGCACTTCGGCGTGAAG GCGAGGGTGGCGTGCGCGGAGGGCTTCGTCAGCAGCGGGAACGTGACGTCCGTGACGCTGGTCTGCGAGTCGGTCAACGCCACGGTTCATCGCTGGATCCCCGGGGACGAAGGCCTTCTGCCGGAGGACCTCCTCTGCG AATCCTACACTCCGGAACCGACTCCAGCCGATGGGGCGGCCATGAGAGTCGCCAGCTGTTACGCCCTGCTGACGGCGACGCTGCTGCTCTGCCTCCACGGCCGCTGA